In the genome of Caenorhabditis elegans chromosome IV, the window ataattttaccaGTTTTCAGACCGACAACGCACGGGCTCTTCGCTTGATATCCGGACATAGAAATATGCAGATATCATCCAATTTTTAGTTGACACCTATATTTAAAAAGTCTTTGTCAAGCAACAGTATCGATCGCATTCATCAATAACTACAGTAAATATCTATATATCAAAAAAGTCTcccaagaagaagaagcagcgAACTGTTTTCGTTTTGTCAAATCGAGTTCTTGTTTTTGTGGCTGATTTAAATTATACCGGAAAAATTCGATTGGAAAAGAAGGATAATTTGTAAAGAGGAAAATCGGCGGAAATCGTGAAGCGAGGACTACAAAATGCCTGAtgtgagtgtttttttttaatcttcaaaatttatagtttttaattgaatacaaattgtatattttcattaatacaaaaaatagaaaatcaaaatgggCCCAAAAATTCTACAATCTTCATCAAATTTGTGTTGTCAAACTAATTTTCACTAGGAAACAAAACCATGAATTGTACTTTGAATCTGTGGGCGTTTAAGCGATGAGAAGACTGGTACATTGGTTGATCCTCTTTTAAATCTACTAACAATGAATATTCTCTGTAGTTGAAAGCAGTTATGTCTGCATTTGGGTGGTCAGTCAACCGATTCTTTTTGGGTGCATACATTTGTAGGTTTAGAACTGtgttttgatgtttttaaattttctaattaaataatttagcTAAATTATTACTCATAGGAAATTTCATTCGATTCTAATTGTCACTATATTCCTAGTTCCTGTATAAATTGGCATATAATATCGTAAATTATCGGCGATTTTTATCGGTTTTGTCTTCCCGAAAAGAAATAAGGGTAATTCACATTCATCTATGGATTTAGTCGAATCGTTTCTTCATTATAAGGACAAAGtccatttgaaatttaatttagtttttcctattttttcttatATCTTTCTTCTTTCTATTTCCGAATTTTATATCCCTATCAAAGTcagcaaaattttggcaattttctttttatctcACCGCTAAAATCactttgtgaaaattgatttttgttgatcTTGACTAAaacgaaaatcgaaaactacaaaataagataacaaaaaatcgtagaaaGCACGAGTGAGAAATGGGACAAAAGATTACGATTTTTAAACTCGAAATAACTATAAAATCtgctaaaaattattatgttattaattttgaaagatgACAGTCATATGTAACAGATGTCGTAATATTTCTTGTAGAATGGTGAGCtgtttaaattatatttcacTCCAATTAAGGaccctgaaatttaatttgctgaataatttattcttcaaaatttaagaaattcaTAACCTTTTTTCTAAACGAGCgagataaatttgaaaaaatttcctatcCCAGTTTACGTATAACCGCtattttacttaaaaattcatctgattttgcatttttaaatagCCTTTAACAGTATTTGCAATGTTTTTATTACTGTGGGTggttgttttgttgtttttgttccCGCCCTTTCGTCTTTCTCGTCTCATTCGAATTTTGGTGTCTTTTGATCAAAGTGATACTGAATGGAGAAGCACGTGGTAAACAGACGCAGACGACGGTATTAGACACGACGTCTTCTACCTTTTGAAGGCAAACGATGTGTCTATCGTTTGACTTGTTTCAGTCGTGTTGCTTCTACACTTCTCGtagtaattttgaaacaagaaGTGTCATCACACCTACCATTTTACCGctaaattgtaattttttattgaaatgattattgaattttcaatcttaacgtataaacatttttagacgtttttagttttattgaGTATAgaagctttcaaaatttctttatggaaatttatatttattttccattcGCCCGAAAACTTTTGTAGATTCGAAAAGTTTATGTATGTAGTAGTTTGAACTCTGTAATTCGAATTTACCAAACATGAAACGTTGGTTTATCTCGAATATCACACAACCCTCTAAGATATCACGTGATTActgttccttttttttcaatcaaaaaatagtATAGATGTATTGATTCAAAGTTatcatgtttaaaaaactgtattatgtattttccaacaaaaaaattgcgtttCCTGACAGTAAccaatgtttttttgcagTCTATAACAAACGGTGGACGACCACCAGCACCTCCAAGCTCTGTGAGCTCAACAACAGCATCGACAACTGGTAATTTTGGTTAGTTTTAGTCgaattaattataaaaaagaagaaaatcgtCTTATTTGGTGAAGTGAAGTATTCATTCatcgataaaatttaaaaaccctGGAATGTTCAAGTGTTATTGGACACATGAATACGTCAAGAGGATTAAGTTGACgtcgaattaaaaattgacgTTTTTTGAAGTGATAGAGAGAAAAgtacgattttttgaaaaatgttgtagttAAAATTGGCAGAAGTGTGATAGAAAAAAGATtatgaatttaaaagtttatttaattttttaaaagttaattcaatttttaaatttcaggtacTCGACGTCGTTTAGTGAATCGTATCAAGAAAGTCGATGAACTACATCCAGCACAAGAGAATCCCACGTTAGTTTTTGATctcttttgaaagtttctgaTGGtcgtggaaaatttgaaactcttGTTAAAACTTTATTCTTGATAGTGCAAACGTATgcataattttgtaaaaaaaaagattttggccGAATCATTATACAAAACTAACCTGAATATATTTCTATTCTCACCCATTCATAACAATTTTAACTGGTCATGTGAGCATTATCGGTaacttttttcatcttttttagGACGAAAAGAGACGAATGGACAGTCTAACTGTATCTATCTCTCTCTCAATATCATAGATTTATGATGAGgaggaaatttcagtttatgatttgatttgaaattcaaattttattttttccctcTCCCTTCCCCATTGACATTTTCTACTATCCACCTCTGCCAACCACGCATTCCTATTAAAACCGCCAACTGCTTCTagaaattttgactgaaaaacagTCTACATTGccgtttttgcaaattttaaatggaATTTCCGATTTCCAATGATTTATTATTAGCTAGCAGACAATTACAGACTAGAAATGAAcgaaaaaggtgaaaaatgattttctggCTTTCTTTTTAAACTGTAGACTATTTCAGAATGGGATCACACTGGTTGTCCGAGCAAGAAAGATCACGACTTGAAGCTGTTCAACAGGATTGGCGAAGAACTCGACCAATGAAAGTGAGttggaattaattttattaaattataatATGCTtggaattagaaaaattagaaaaacgaGAGATGTGAAAGAAATCACTTGAGGCCAAAAGATGCTATGAATGTTTTGTCTGTGGAGTAGAGAAGATTTGAAATGTgctttaaattataaaaaataaaccgaATGTAACTGTGTTataaattattctaaattttaatgatttttttcaattttccaacaaaaaaaaactgggttcggtctattttctgttttctgacatttaacgcaaaaattcaaaacgacTCTGCTCCACATTTAATTCAATTACTTAACAAACGTGATTCTTAGTTTCAGTGGACTTCAAAAAAGAGACCAGATGATCCAACGACATCATCTCCATCGACAGTTTCAATTAGTAATGCATTGGAAAATTCAACACCTTCATTAAACAATGTTTCTTCGATCACAAACTCTTCATCACCATTTTCTTTATCGTCAGCTGCAACATCGACAGCTTCTGCCATAATCCCATTTACCTCAAATGTAGCTACAAATCATCCACATCTTAATCACCACGTGTCGAGAATACCACAGGCGATTGTAACAGGAGGGACAAATGGTTCATTACCTCCATTATTAATATCACCGACGTCAGCAGCAGCCGCAACGCCGTTGATTTCAGGAAAAGCGGGTCCAATGTCACCATCAACGGGAAGTCCAATTAATGTGGCTGCTACAGTATTACAGAATGCAGTTTCAAGTCCACAACATAGTATTTTTGATAGATCTAGGTGAGTTGACAATGATCGTCAACTaatgtttttgtaatttaatataattttctagGTTAAATAAAATTCCACCAAACACATCATTAGCATCGTCTTCGTCTCCGAGTGATGCTGCTAACAATGATAAACCTATACAACAACGTCATAGTATTTTATCGAATGTTCGAACTCTCACTCAAGCAATGGTAAACGATGGACCACGAACGTTGACTGGAGATGATATGGACAAGATGGTCAGTGAAGAGGAAAGAGCACGAAAAGAGCAAGAGAagcgagaagaagaagagaaagcAGCACGGAGAATTGATGTTGAAGATGATTTTGATGCGCAAGAAAAACCCATTGATAAGAGTAAAAGTAAGTtataattaaacttttttttcatttatttattgaatttcttgattttacattcaattttttcagatggtCGATTCTTAAAGTTCGACGAAGAACTTGGTCGCGGATCGTTCAAGACAGTGTTTCGAGGGTTGGACACTGAAACCGGAGTGGCCGTTGCGTGGTGTGAGCTTCAGGAGAGTAAACTGAATAAGACTGAAAGGCAACGTTTTCGAGAAGAAGCTGAAATGCTCAAGGATCTGCAACATCCGAACATCGTACGATTCTACGATTATTGGGAGAGTGCGGATTTGTGTGGAAAACGGAAATATATTGTGCTTGTAACCGAATTGATGACTTCAGgaacattaaaaatgtatttgaagCGATTTAAACGGATAAACATAAAGGTTGTAATCATCTGATCTCAattgttcaaataattttttttaattttcaggtattgAAATCTTGGTGCAGACAAATTCTGAAAGGGCTTTCATTTCTTCACACACGTAATCCACCTGTAATTCATCGTGATCTCAAGTGTGATAATATCTTTATCACTGGTACAACTGGTAGTGTAAAGATTGGAGATCTTGGATTGGCAactcttaaaaataaatcattcgCGAAATCTGTCATTGGAACTCCAGAATTCATGGCACCGGAAATGTACGAAGAGATGTATGATGAGAGTGTAGATGTCTACGCGTTTGGAATGTGTCTTCTTGAAATGGTTACCGGAGAATATCCATATTCTGAGTGTATGAATCCAGCGACAATCTACAGAAAAGTGATATCAGGTGTCAAACCAGAATGTTTCTCAAGAATTCCTGCACAATATCCTGAAATACGTGAGATAATCGATCGGTGTATTCGTGTGAGACGAGAAGAGAGAAGTACCGTGAAGCAATTGCTCGTTGACGATTTCTTCACTCCAGAAGATCTCATCGGAATTCGTGTTGAAATTAAGAATCGGGATGCTGATCTCAATGATCTTAAcgtggaaattcaaatgcaACTCCGAGTTTACgatgagaaaaagagaaaacaatATCGGTTCAAGGAGAACGAAGGACTTCAATTTGCAtttgatattgaaaatgaCAGCCCAGATGAAGTTGTTCAACAGATGATCGAGCAACAACATATTCCAGATGAGGATACTCGAATGATAACAAAGTTGATAAAAGACAAAGTGGATGCGTTCAGAAGAGATCGAGATCATCGTTTATTGGAGATTAAAAGAGCAAAAGAGGAGGAAGAAAGGATACGAGAAGAGGCTGAGATTAAAGAGGAATTGAGGTTGAGAGCTGAAGctaaagaaaaggaaaaggagAGGTTGGAGAAAGAacgattagaaaaaaaagctgCAGCTGCGGCCGCAGCCAATCCGAATCCTACACCAATTCCACCAACTCCAGCAACACCACACTCTTCTGCCCAACAACAGCCTATTCCACCACCACTATCAACTCAAACTTCGGCTGAAATACAGCAGTCTGCTCAACAGCCATCTGTACCTGTAACTATGATCGCAAATATCCCAGCTATGTCGCCAACATCAGCTCAACCACAACCTGTTTTATCACCAACAAGTGCAGCGGTTCCAGTTCCAACGACAATGATTCATGTTCCAAAACCTAGCGAGATTCCAGTGCAGAATGTAGCGACGACTGCAGCCCCGGTTGCGGCTAACAATGTAAGCATTTACATATTTCATTCAAACCATGATCGTCAgggctgaatttgaaaaaaaaaagaagttttccttcgaaaacgaaaacgacTAATgttttttccgccaaaaacacgaaaaaaacggaaaattttgtaatattggaacgtgattttgaaaatttaattaggtTGATCAAAATTGCACTCTTTTaataatttcgaatattttttttttgaaaaaaattaatatttaaagacttggaaaaaaagtatcttgctctggaaaaaattgaatattcttTTATTTCAGGTACCACCATCACCAGCTCCATTCAAAACAGAAGATATCCAAACTCCCACACTTGCCCAGAATACGGTTCCACGAACAATCTCCACTGATGCTTCTGGACTTGTCATCAATACTCCTGCATCAATAGCATCACCATCACCTGCTCCTTCGGCTACTGATGTTGCTTCAACAACGGCTCCAGTCACCCCTGCTCCAACTCCAACAACAACAACGGACGGTGGTGCAGCAGCAGCTTCAACAACAACTGAAAACAAGGAAGAAAAGCGAAAAAGCAACAAAAGAAAAGTGGTAATGGAGATTTTGGGATGTGATGAATCGAGGAATTTTGCATTGGTCTCGTGTCGACTTGACACTTCTCATAAATCTGTTACCTTCCAATTTGCACCAGGAACTGACAAACCATGCACAATTGCAACGAAACTTTTGGCTGAAGATTGTCTTTTAAAAGTTCATGTTCATATTGTTGAAGCACAATTGGGAGAAGTTATTCAATTGATTAATTCTGATGGAAAGAAAGGTGTTGGTACTAAATTAGCGACGGTATTGGATCCAAATAGTACTGAACCACCAACTATCACTGCTGTCATGCCAAAGGATTCCTCTGCCGCAACTGCTTCTAATACTAAGCCTAAGATTGAAATCGAGAAAACGCCACCAACGAGAGATGCTTCCCAAGAGCCGAATAATGTTCAGGTTACGGTAAGTTTCAATATATGAACGTTATTTAtagtttattattttgttttttagaacGTACGCAAAGTTTCACAAGAATCAAATGCCGAAAGTGTTCAATCAATTCCTCGTCCAGGTGGAATCATTGTGATGTCCCCAACAAATCAAACAGATTCGGCTCCGCCCCCAACTGGAGCTGCAGCAAAACCATCACGATTCCAAGTAACAAAGTCAGCGGATCCTATAGCTACACCGATATCTTCGTCAATATCCACAGCAACAGTTATCCCAATTGTTGCAGCAACACCTACGAATATCACATCCGAACCGGTCATTGTCCAACCAATCACTGCACAAGTTATAACCCATTTGGCTACACCATCGCCAGTTTCTCATTCGTTATCATCAAATTCTTCTCCAAGTGCTACAACTCATTCGAATATGTCATCAATTCAATCAACGACTAGCGTTCCTGGAAGACGATTCACAGTTCAGCCCGTCTCTCAAGCAGAATCCGGAATATCTTCGTCAATTTCTACGCCTCATCCGGAACCGACGCCAGCAATCACTTCGTGTCCTCCACCAGTTCCAAGTGTCCCACCAGTGGTGTCCAATGGGACATTGAACTTAGAAGTTGCTCCTAAACAGACTCCATCAGCAACTAACCAAAATGTCGATACACAACATTCATCGTCAACAGCATCAACAGCTACATTAGTTTCGGAGACACCTGCTACAGTACATGTTACTCCGATCTCAGTGCCAGCTCCTGTTCAAGAACCATTAGTCATCGATCATCATTCTGATGTATTGACACAATTGGATAGTGAGTTGAGAAAGGTAagtaaagaaaataataattcgtttttaaagaaacttaGACTTAATTAGAACTGTTCCCGTGACACAATTACCAGTGTTTTCAGGTCAGTGGAGTATCACACTCGGCTTCACCTTCAACGGTAGTCGAGTCGCTCACCTCAATGACTCCACAAACAATTCCATTGGCTTGTCAAACTGTGCCCGCATCGATCGGTCAAGCTCCAGCAGTCATCGCAGCTGCACACGCGGCGTCATTAATTCCAAATGCAAGTGTTCCACAGTCACCTAGTCGTCTTGATGCCGAAACTGGACTTGCCGGTCTTCACGAGAAGCTTGAAGCGCTGAAAATGGAACAGGATCGACGAGAAGATATGGGAGATGATGCGATTGGCACAACAACCACAGACGGAAAGGACGAGATACCGATTGATACGTTAAAAGGGCTCGCGGAAGCATTAGGAAAAGTTATTCATGCGGATGGTAGAGAAACAACACCAATGCCACCGGATCATCCGGATTTAACAGATGCTTCAACGGTAAGCATTTTTagggaattattgaaaatttatataaaaagtctagaagttttttttgtgtttctggttcgtaaaaaaattcgaaaaatgtcaaaatttttgcgatttttccaccaaaaatacTATGACCCttttgaagagtactgtaacatTCGTTGCTGtggaatttccatattttttcatagtttctcgtttaaaaattttgagaaaaatctttaaaaaaacataaaaattgtaataaatagcgtttaaaattatgaaaaatctggaaattccaCATCAACGAAATTGTTAGATTGCAGTCTTTTTGAAGGTGCAAAACCGTTtgtattaaacaaaaaaatgccgAGACaggataccgtatttttgggtGCAAAAATCGCCTAATTTCACGTCTCGATAATATAGTTATTTTCTTGAACAAATAAGTCTTAAATATTCGAATTATGTTGCTTTTCGCTTCTAGCACGGTCGATCATAGCTATaagtttcattttcatattctctgatttttgttgttaagTATTCACACTGATTAACTCTGATTCAATCATAACCTGGTCTATTCTTTGTTCAGCAACAACTCATCTCACCATCTAACCCTGATGTTTTGACAACGATGTCGTCGGCTGTCGAAGGATCAGCATCATCCACAATGATAGAAGACATTGATGCTTCAACATCAGCGGTAGACGCGTCAATGATGAATTCGATGCCGCCAGGAGCTCAGAACTCTACAGATCAGATACCAGCAGCGATGACACTGAGTATGGATCAAGAATGTGCTCAatcgatgacgtcatcgatAACAAGAAACACGACAGGCACCAAATTGGCGACTTTTGAGAATCTTGAAACAGCTCTATCTTCCACACTCGGAACACACATTCGTCAACCGAATGCACCGTCTTCTCGAGATGAGACGACGGCTCCGATGACACCAAGTTTCACAAATGAAAGaattggtggtggtggaggtggtggagcAACATCATTTAGTATAGGAACACCGCCCAGCCATAGTCCGTTCCCTGTTTCGGAGTGTGATTATGATTTGAAGGTAACACATATTTTtggttgctttttttttgaaatattgtgtTTCGATCAATGATTTTGGTTTGCTTGCAATGCACTGCTAGCTAGACATTTTTatctaaatattaaaaaaaaaatcaagtatataactgttttgtttttgcaaaacgaagtgcaaaataaatattaatttaaataatggAAGACTGATCGAGGAATGCACTAAATTTCGATCAATCAAAACTGTGCAACACCCACACGTATGGGAAAAAGCATCCTAAGCGCATCCTTTTAGCATGATCAGTTTTCGGTTAAGAAAAGCGTCTTTGTTAACAATAGTCGTGTGGTGGGAAATCGAGAATGATTGATCGTTGGTTCTCaaacctttttttgaatattttatttctaaagGCACATAAAAATgcgaaacattttctcaaaaatgatcagttttc includes:
- the wnk-1 gene encoding Serine/threonine-protein kinase WNK (Confirmed by transcript evidence), which codes for MPDSITNGGRPPAPPSSVSSTTASTTGNFGTRRRLVNRIKKVDELHPAQENPTMGSHWLSEQERSRLEAVQQDWRRTRPMKFQWTSKKRPDDPTTSSPSTVSISNALENSTPSLNNVSSITNSSSPFSLSSAATSTASAIIPFTSNVATNHPHLNHHVSRIPQAIVTGGTNGSLPPLLISPTSAAAATPLISGKAGPMSPSTGSPINVAATVLQNAVSSPQHSIFDRSRLNKIPPNTSLASSSSPSDAANNDKPIQQRHSILSNVRTLTQAMVNDGPRTLTGDDMDKMVSEEERARKEQEKREEEEKAARRIDVEDDFDAQEKPIDKSKNGRFLKFDEELGRGSFKTVFRGLDTETGVAVAWCELQESKLNKTERQRFREEAEMLKDLQHPNIVRFYDYWESADLCGKRKYIVLVTELMTSGTLKMYLKRFKRINIKVLKSWCRQILKGLSFLHTRNPPVIHRDLKCDNIFITGTTGSVKIGDLGLATLKNKSFAKSVIGTPEFMAPEMYEEMYDESVDVYAFGMCLLEMVTGEYPYSECMNPATIYRKVISGVKPECFSRIPAQYPEIREIIDRCIRVRREERSTVKQLLVDDFFTPEDLIGIRVEIKNRDADLNDLNVEIQMQLRVYDEKKRKQYRFKENEGLQFAFDIENDSPDEVVQQMIEQQHIPDEDTRMITKLIKDKVDAFRRDRDHRLLEIKRAKEEEERIREEAEIKEELRLRAEAKEKEKERLEKERLEKKAAAAAAANPNPTPIPPTPATPHSSAQQQPIPPPLSTQTSAEIQQSAQQPSVPVTMIANIPAMSPTSAQPQPVLSPTSAAVPVPTTMIHVPKPSEIPVQNVATTAAPVAANNVPPSPAPFKTEDIQTPTLAQNTVPRTISTDASGLVINTPASIASPSPAPSATDVASTTAPVTPAPTPTTTTDGGAAAASTTTENKEEKRKSNKRKVVMEILGCDESRNFALVSCRLDTSHKSVTFQFAPGTDKPCTIATKLLAEDCLLKVHVHIVEAQLGEVIQLINSDGKKGVGTKLATVLDPNSTEPPTITAVMPKDSSAATASNTKPKIEIEKTPPTRDASQEPNNVQVTNVRKVSQESNAESVQSIPRPGGIIVMSPTNQTDSAPPPTGAAAKPSRFQVTKSADPIATPISSSISTATVIPIVAATPTNITSEPVIVQPITAQVITHLATPSPVSHSLSSNSSPSATTHSNMSSIQSTTSVPGRRFTVQPVSQAESGISSSISTPHPEPTPAITSCPPPVPSVPPVVSNGTLNLEVAPKQTPSATNQNVDTQHSSSTASTATLVSETPATVHVTPISVPAPVQEPLVIDHHSDVLTQLDSELRKVSGVSHSASPSTVVESLTSMTPQTIPLACQTVPASIGQAPAVIAAAHAASLIPNASVPQSPSRLDAETGLAGLHEKLEALKMEQDRREDMGDDAIGTTTTDGKDEIPIDTLKGLAEALGKVIHADGRETTPMPPDHPDLTDASTQQLISPSNPDVLTTMSSAVEGSASSTMIEDIDASTSAVDASMMNSMPPGAQNSTDQIPAAMTLSMDQECAQSMTSSITRNTTGTKLATFENLETALSSTLGTHIRQPNAPSSRDETTAPMTPSFTNERIGGGGGGGATSFSIGTPPSHSPFPVSECDYDLKGQMDLESEDPEVIQMIVRHRMEQHKLLEKQRVEIERLRSKIRVPRATSVNPEMIGDDEADTTLTALQSALGNASLSLPASPPPNTEIPDNEGQHHCNSFRCIGDPNDNVSIVNQIKQRLGIIPSSRQSVRSATSSSPSTPPSSSSAPPKSLSSPTKSYVSHCSLSIGYGSTASSEQQQREPSPSATTSSFLSDPATGVIENV
- the wnk-1 gene encoding Serine/threonine-protein kinase WNK (Confirmed by transcript evidence), with protein sequence MPDSITNGGRPPAPPSSVSSTTASTTGNFGTRRRLVNRIKKVDELHPAQENPTMGSHWLSEQERSRLEAVQQDWRRTRPMKFQWTSKKRPDDPTTSSPSTVSISNALENSTPSLNNVSSITNSSSPFSLSSAATSTASAIIPFTSNVATNHPHLNHHVSRIPQAIVTGGTNGSLPPLLISPTSAAAATPLISGKAGPMSPSTGSPINVAATVLQNAVSSPQHSIFDRSRLNKIPPNTSLASSSSPSDAANNDKPIQQRHSILSNVRTLTQAMVNDGPRTLTGDDMDKMVSEEERARKEQEKREEEEKAARRIDVEDDFDAQEKPIDKSKNGRFLKFDEELGRGSFKTVFRGLDTETGVAVAWCELQESKLNKTERQRFREEAEMLKDLQHPNIVRFYDYWESADLCGKRKYIVLVTELMTSGTLKMYLKRFKRINIKVLKSWCRQILKGLSFLHTRNPPVIHRDLKCDNIFITGTTGSVKIGDLGLATLKNKSFAKSVIGTPEFMAPEMYEEMYDESVDVYAFGMCLLEMVTGEYPYSECMNPATIYRKVISGVKPECFSRIPAQYPEIREIIDRCIRVRREERSTVKQLLVDDFFTPEDLIGIRVEIKNRDADLNDLNVEIQMQLRVYDEKKRKQYRFKENEGLQFAFDIENDSPDEVVQQMIEQQHIPDEDTRMITKLIKDKVDAFRRDRDHRLLEIKRAKEEEERIREEAEIKEELRLRAEAKEKEKERLEKERLEKKAAAAAAANPNPTPIPPTPATPHSSAQQQPIPPPLSTQTSAEIQQSAQQPSVPVTMIANIPAMSPTSAQPQPVLSPTSAAVPVPTTMIHVPKPSEIPVQNVATTAAPVAANNVPPSPAPFKTEDIQTPTLAQNTVPRTISTDASGLVINTPASIASPSPAPSATDVASTTAPVTPAPTPTTTTDGGAAAASTTTENKEEKRKSNKRKVVMEILGCDESRNFALVSCRLDTSHKSVTFQFAPGTDKPCTIATKLLAEDCLLKVHVHIVEAQLGEVIQLINSDGKKGVGTKLATVLDPNSTEPPTITAVMPKDSSAATASNTKPKIEIEKTPPTRDASQEPNNVQVTNVRKVSQESNAESVQSIPRPGGIIVMSPTNQTDSAPPPTGAAAKPSRFQVTKSADPIATPISSSISTATVIPIVAATPTNITSEPVIVQPITAQVITHLATPSPVSHSLSSNSSPSATTHSNMSSIQSTTSVPGRRFTVQPVSQAESGISSSISTPHPEPTPAITSCPPPVPSVPPVVSNGTLNLEVAPKQTPSATNQNVDTQHSSSTASTATLVSETPATVHVTPISVPAPVQEPLVIDHHSDVLTQLDSELRKVSGVSHSASPSTVVESLTSMTPQTIPLACQTVPASIGQAPAVIAAAHAASLIPNASVPQSPSRLDAETGLAGLHEKLEALKMEQDRREDMGDDAIGTTTTDGKDEIPIDTLKGLAEALGKVIHADGRETTPMPPDHPDLTDASTGQMDLESEDPEVIQMIVRHRMEQHKLLEKQRVEIERLRSKIRVPRATSVNPEMIGDDEADTTLTALQSALGNASLSLPASPPPNTETTKVNTTVIPSDVLATRMTMSQSSTKSSNVSVSSRHRDNQSAPPRHHHHQPHPPHHPHLQNHYHPPQNHTSATAPCPSAMVQLQAVSNNNVNPLHQPPHPVSSQIPPQA
- the wnk-1 gene encoding Serine/threonine-protein kinase WNK (Partially confirmed by transcript evidence); translation: MPDSITNGGRPPAPPSSVSSTTASTTGNFGTRRRLVNRIKKVDELHPAQENPTMGSHWLSEQERSRLEAVQQDWRRTRPMKWTSKKRPDDPTTSSPSTVSISNALENSTPSLNNVSSITNSSSPFSLSSAATSTASAIIPFTSNVATNHPHLNHHVSRIPQAIVTGGTNGSLPPLLISPTSAAAATPLISGKAGPMSPSTGSPINVAATVLQNAVSSPQHSIFDRSRLNKIPPNTSLASSSSPSDAANNDKPIQQRHSILSNVRTLTQAMVNDGPRTLTGDDMDKMVSEEERARKEQEKREEEEKAARRIDVEDDFDAQEKPIDKSKNGRFLKFDEELGRGSFKTVFRGLDTETGVAVAWCELQESKLNKTERQRFREEAEMLKDLQHPNIVRFYDYWESADLCGKRKYIVLVTELMTSGTLKMYLKRFKRINIKVLKSWCRQILKGLSFLHTRNPPVIHRDLKCDNIFITGTTGSVKIGDLGLATLKNKSFAKSVIGTPEFMAPEMYEEMYDESVDVYAFGMCLLEMVTGEYPYSECMNPATIYRKVISGVKPECFSRIPAQYPEIREIIDRCIRVRREERSTVKQLLVDDFFTPEDLIGIRVEIKNRDADLNDLNVEIQMQLRVYDEKKRKQYRFKENEGLQFAFDIENDSPDEVVQQMIEQQHIPDEDTRMITKLIKDKVDAFRRDRDHRLLEIKRAKEEEERIREEAEIKEELRLRAEAKEKEKERLEKERLEKKAAAAAAANPNPTPIPPTPATPHSSAQQQPIPPPLSTQTSAEIQQSAQQPSVPVTMIANIPAMSPTSAQPQPVLSPTSAAVPVPTTMIHVPKPSEIPVQNVATTAAPVAANNVPPSPAPFKTEDIQTPTLAQNTVPRTISTDASGLVINTPASIASPSPAPSATDVASTTAPVTPAPTPTTTTDGGAAAASTTTENKEEKRKSNKRKVVMEILGCDESRNFALVSCRLDTSHKSVTFQFAPGTDKPCTIATKLLAEDCLLKVHVHIVEAQLGEVIQLINSDGKKGVGTKLATVLDPNSTEPPTITAVMPKDSSAATASNTKPKIEIEKTPPTRDASQEPNNVQVTNVRKVSQESNAESVQSIPRPGGIIVMSPTNQTDSAPPPTGAAAKPSRFQVTKSADPIATPISSSISTATVIPIVAATPTNITSEPVIVQPITAQVITHLATPSPVSHSLSSNSSPSATTHSNMSSIQSTTSVPGRRFTVQPVSQAESGISSSISTPHPEPTPAITSCPPPVPSVPPVVSNGTLNLEVAPKQTPSATNQNVDTQHSSSTASTATLVSETPATVHVTPISVPAPVQEPLVIDHHSDVLTQLDSELRKCFQVSGVSHSASPSTVVESLTSMTPQTIPLACQTVPASIGQAPAVIAAAHAASLIPNASVPQSPSRLDAETGLAGLHEKLEALKMEQDRREDMGDDAIGTTTTDGKDEIPIDTLKGLAEALGKVIHADGRETTPMPPDHPDLTDASTGQMDLESEDPEVIQMIVRHRMEQHKLLEKQRVEIERLRSKIRVPRATSVNPEMIGDDEADTTLTALQSALGNASLSLPASPPPNTEIPDNEGQHHCNSFRCIGDPNDNVSIVNQIKQRLGIIPSSRQSVRSATSSSPSTPPSSSSAPPKSLSSPTKSYVSHCSLSIGYGSTASSEQQQREPSPSATTSSFLSDPATGVIENV